A stretch of Chlamydiales bacterium DNA encodes these proteins:
- a CDS encoding S49 family peptidase gives MTPPRESIFSASLRSFFTSFAAILGVLVGLIIILFIVIGLSGSPLTEEETETSIAADANGSRELLSPSTPAILRINIHGVIGEPLLDSQSIENILLDSRSGMLAGGRVKGILLHMNTPGGTVTDSDDAYRLIKAYKEKYKVPVYAYIEGMCASGGVYISSACDRIYATPSSIVGSVGVILGPTFNFTGTMDKIGVQALTITEGKDKDALNPFRPWKSDEDASLRAITSGLYTRFVDIVTEARPAINREKLVNEYGAHIFLADKAQELGYIDDANANYGKALSELVVAAGIKEKEPYQVFELQPKMNFFSSLTHGKFAFLTGKVKHVLQIGPNMTSEMSGKLLYLYQPLTDSSQ, from the coding sequence ATGACACCCCCGAGAGAATCGATTTTTTCTGCATCTCTTCGCTCCTTCTTCACCTCATTTGCCGCAATTCTAGGTGTTCTCGTTGGTCTCATCATTATCCTCTTCATCGTTATTGGACTCTCAGGATCTCCTCTCACTGAAGAGGAGACAGAGACCTCCATTGCTGCAGATGCAAACGGCTCCAGAGAGCTGCTCTCTCCTTCAACTCCAGCAATTCTGCGCATCAACATCCACGGCGTGATTGGAGAGCCGCTCTTAGACTCTCAATCCATCGAGAACATTCTTCTCGACTCGCGCAGCGGCATGCTCGCCGGAGGGCGCGTTAAAGGAATCCTTCTTCACATGAATACCCCTGGTGGCACAGTAACTGACTCCGATGACGCCTACCGTCTAATAAAAGCTTACAAAGAGAAGTACAAAGTTCCCGTCTATGCCTATATCGAGGGAATGTGCGCCTCTGGAGGCGTCTACATCTCTTCCGCCTGCGATCGGATCTATGCCACTCCCTCGAGCATTGTGGGATCTGTCGGCGTGATCTTAGGCCCTACATTCAACTTTACAGGAACAATGGATAAGATCGGCGTCCAGGCTCTGACAATCACAGAGGGAAAAGACAAAGACGCACTCAACCCCTTTAGACCTTGGAAGAGCGATGAAGACGCCTCACTGCGCGCAATCACTTCCGGACTCTATACGCGTTTTGTGGATATCGTGACAGAAGCGCGCCCAGCAATTAATCGAGAGAAGCTGGTAAACGAGTATGGAGCGCACATTTTCTTGGCGGACAAAGCCCAAGAGCTCGGTTATATCGACGATGCAAATGCAAATTATGGGAAAGCGCTCTCTGAGCTAGTTGTAGCAGCTGGCATCAAAGAGAAGGAGCCCTACCAAGTTTTTGAGTTGCAGCCAAAGATGAACTTCTTCTCCTCTCTTACTCATGGAAAGTTCGCCTTCCTAACAGGAAAAGTAAAACACGTACTGCAGATCGGGCCTAATATGACTTCAGAGATGAGCGGCAAGCTCCTCTACCTCTATCAGCCTCTCACAGATAGCAGCCAATAA
- a CDS encoding mechanosensitive ion channel family protein, which produces MTPTELTQSPAYSSIWLIKIGIAILLLILLNYLLKRLIKSAHKRALSNSLDWRSRLDKIVLLPAHFMLWIIGAAYVINVAGEQFGIHFEYVTPTRNGALICCLSWILIRWKTEAQHALILKGRQENKTIDASMVHMVGRILSVTIIVLTAIVVLQVIGINVLPLIAFGGIGAAALGFAAKDVIANFFGGLMLYVTRPFFVGDLILLPDRSIEGYVEEIGWYLTSIRDKEKRPVYLPNAIFSTVLVVNSSRMSHRRIEEKIGVRYEDLSKIKSLVEEIRRVLVLHPMIDTGCPVMVFFDTFGDYFLNIYIDAYCKETRQEAFLAIKQEILLNICNTIDNSGAQMPFPTSAIHLTNPQ; this is translated from the coding sequence ATGACACCAACTGAACTCACTCAATCTCCGGCATACAGTAGCATCTGGCTGATAAAAATTGGCATCGCAATTCTGCTGCTGATTCTTCTCAACTATCTGCTTAAAAGGCTCATCAAGAGCGCACACAAAAGGGCTCTCTCAAATTCTTTAGACTGGAGAAGCAGGTTAGATAAGATCGTCCTATTGCCTGCACACTTCATGCTCTGGATCATTGGCGCTGCTTACGTGATCAATGTCGCAGGAGAGCAGTTTGGCATACACTTCGAATATGTCACCCCCACTCGGAATGGAGCGCTCATCTGCTGCCTCTCATGGATTCTTATTCGCTGGAAGACGGAGGCTCAACACGCTCTGATACTGAAGGGTAGACAAGAGAACAAGACAATCGATGCATCCATGGTGCATATGGTCGGACGCATTCTTAGCGTGACGATCATCGTATTAACAGCGATTGTCGTGCTCCAGGTTATCGGGATCAACGTGCTGCCTCTTATCGCCTTTGGTGGTATCGGTGCTGCAGCTCTTGGTTTTGCTGCGAAGGATGTGATTGCCAACTTTTTTGGCGGGCTCATGCTCTACGTGACGCGCCCTTTTTTTGTTGGAGATCTTATTCTTCTTCCGGATCGCAGTATCGAAGGCTACGTCGAAGAGATCGGCTGGTATCTCACCTCGATCCGCGACAAGGAAAAGCGGCCTGTTTATCTGCCCAACGCGATCTTTTCGACCGTCCTCGTCGTTAACAGCTCGCGCATGTCCCACAGACGCATCGAAGAGAAGATAGGTGTGCGCTATGAGGATTTATCAAAGATCAAGAGTCTTGTTGAAGAGATTCGCAGAGTTCTCGTTCTTCATCCGATGATAGACACTGGCTGTCCTGTGATGGTCTTTTTCGATACATTTGGCGACTACTTCCTCAACATCTACATCGACGCATACTGCAAAGAGACGCGTCAAGAGGCCTTCCTCGCTATCAAACAAGAGATTCTCCTGAACATCTGCAACACCATCGACAACAGCGGCGCCCAGATGCCCTTCCCCACCAGCGCCATCCACCTCACCAACCCTCAGTAG
- a CDS encoding CDP-alcohol phosphatidyltransferase family protein — MLSLSNGLSFLRAPLALLFLVDSVTWRITAIILAMISDSIDGYLARRYRSTSQFGAILDPTMDKFFVFFGLGVMLMEGRMEIWQAGAMLSRDFFLCLFGIYLSLSGKWNSYRFRAIRWGKVATALQFLILIGLTLHLSFPWFIYALFILFGSLAFFELLQVKSDDQPSPT; from the coding sequence ATGCTTAGCCTTTCAAACGGCCTCTCTTTCTTACGCGCTCCCCTTGCACTACTATTTCTCGTTGATAGCGTCACCTGGCGTATTACCGCGATAATACTCGCAATGATCTCAGACAGCATCGATGGCTACCTCGCGCGCCGCTACCGCTCCACTAGCCAGTTCGGCGCCATTCTCGATCCTACCATGGACAAGTTCTTCGTCTTCTTTGGCCTCGGCGTTATGCTGATGGAAGGACGTATGGAGATCTGGCAAGCTGGTGCCATGCTCTCAAGAGACTTCTTTCTCTGCTTGTTCGGAATCTACCTAAGCTTGTCCGGCAAGTGGAACTCCTACCGCTTCCGCGCTATCCGCTGGGGCAAAGTGGCAACAGCTCTTCAATTCCTCATTCTCATCGGCCTTACCCTTCACCTCTCATTCCCCTGGTTTATCTACGCCCTCTTTATTCTCTTCGGCTCACTCGCCTTCTTCGAGCTCCTCCAAGTAAAATCCGACGACCAGCCCTCCCCCACCTAA
- a CDS encoding DedA family protein, giving the protein MQGLIEFVTQNAHLAHWFIFGAIVLAGMNIPISADLMIIIAAILSATVVPEHTLLLFLSVFLGCYFSAWVAYWIGRKFGPALLRWRLFRKILDENKIEKIRVFYDKHGLLTLLIGRFIPFGIRNGIFMSAGISRMPFSKFIIRDSLACFIWTGCTFTLFYLLGQNYEMLYRYVKAFNVLIFLIFSVTVIAVVWYKRKKKITHSSESV; this is encoded by the coding sequence ATGCAAGGACTAATTGAATTTGTCACGCAAAACGCCCATCTAGCTCACTGGTTTATTTTCGGAGCGATCGTCCTAGCGGGGATGAACATCCCTATCAGCGCCGATCTCATGATCATCATTGCCGCAATTCTCTCCGCTACTGTCGTTCCAGAACACACTCTCCTTCTTTTTTTAAGCGTTTTTCTAGGCTGCTACTTCTCCGCTTGGGTTGCCTACTGGATCGGTCGGAAGTTTGGGCCCGCTCTCTTGCGCTGGCGACTTTTTAGAAAAATTTTAGATGAGAATAAAATTGAGAAGATCCGCGTATTCTACGATAAGCATGGTCTCTTAACGCTGCTTATCGGCCGCTTCATCCCGTTTGGAATTCGCAATGGAATTTTTATGAGCGCGGGAATTAGCAGAATGCCCTTTTCAAAATTTATCATCAGAGACTCTCTCGCTTGCTTCATTTGGACGGGCTGCACATTCACTCTTTTCTACCTGCTTGGACAAAATTATGAGATGCTCTACCGCTATGTGAAAGCGTTCAACGTACTCATTTTTTTGATATTCAGTGTGACGGTAATTGCAGTTGTTTGGTATAAACGAAAAAAGAAAATTACGCACAGCTCAGAGTCAGTTTAA